The sequence CCAACCTGAGCCGGCGGGCGGCCGAACGCGTGGCTCGCCTGGGCTCCGGGTACACCTACTGCGTGACCCGGCGTGGCGTAACAGGTGCCCGCAGCGAGCTGTCGCTCGACCACGGAGCGCTCTTCGCCATGCTGAGCGAGCTCGGTGCGCCGCCGCCGCTCCTGGGCTTCGGCATCGCCAAGCCCGAGCACGTGCGCGCGGCCCTTGCCAGCGGCGCTTCCGGGGCCATCTGCGGCTCGGCCCTGATCCGCCTGATCGAACCCTACCTGGATGAGCCAGCACAAGCCGCCCGAGCCGCCGCGACCTTCGTGCAGCAGATGAAGGACGCCACCCGACCCCACGACCACTAGAAACTGGATCCCAGGCGTTGGCGGCTTGCCCCCGGTGGGGCGGAAAGCGCCCTTTTTCGAGGAGAAGCATCACGTGCCTCCTATCATCAGCGTCACCAACCTCCACAAGACCTACGCGTCCGGCTTCGAAGCACTGAAGAACATCAACCTGGAGATCCAGCGCGGGGAGATCTTTGCGCTGCTTGGTCCGAACGGCGCGGGCAAGACGACGCTGATCAGCATCGTCTGCGGCATCGTCACGCCGAGCGGCGGGAGCGTAACGGCCGGCGGACACGACGTGGTGTCCGACTACCGTGCGGCACGCGCGAAGATAGGCCTGGTGCCTCAGGAGCTGTCGACCGATGCGTTCGAGAGCGTATGGGCCACCGTGCGTTTCAGCCGTGGATTGTTTGGCAAGCCACCGGACCCGGCGCACCTGGAAAGCGTGCTGCGCGCACTGTCGCTCTGGGACAAGAAGGACAGCAAGATCATGACGCTCTCGGGTGGGATGAAGCGCCGGGTGCTGATCGCCAAGGCGCTGGCCCACGAGCCGCAAATTCTGTTTCTGGACGAACCGACAGCGGGCGTCGACGTCGAGCTGCGCCACGACATGTGGCGGATGGTCCGTCGGCTGCGCGAGCAAGGAGTCACGATCATCCTGACAACGCACTACATCGAAGAGGCCGAGCAGATGGCCGACCGGATCGGCGTGATTCTCCAGGGCAGGCTCATCCTGGTCGAGGACAAAGCCACCTTGATGCGCAAGCTAGGCAAAAAGCAGCTCTCCCTGAGCCTGCAGGTGCCGCTCGAGCGCATCCCCGAAGAGCTGGCCGGCCTGCCTCTGGAGCTCTGCAACCAGGGCAACACGCTGGTCTACACCTTCGACGTGCAGTCCGAGCAGACCGGCATTGCCACGCTGCTGCGACGGCTGGCCGAGCACGGCATCGACTTCAAGGACCTGCATTCGCGTGAAAGCTCGTTGGAGGACATCTTCGTTCACCTGGTGCGTGCCAACACGGCGGAGTCCTCGCAAGCGGTGCAGGTGAGCGAATGAACATCCACGGCATACGCGCGATCTATCGCTTCGAAATGGCCCGCACCTTCCGCACTGTCACGCAGTCGATCGCGTCGCCGGTGCTCTCGACCTCGCTCTACTTCGTGGTGTTCGGCGCTGCCATCGGCTCGCGCATGGGCGACGTGGAGGGCATCAGCTACGGCGCGTTCATCGTCCCGGGGCTGGTGATGCTGTCGCTGCTCAACGAGAGCATCTCGAACGCCTCGTTCGGTATCTATATGCCCAAGTGGGCCGGCACCATCTACGAGCTCCTGTCAGCGCCGGTGTCGTTCGTCGAGGTGGTGATCGGCTACGTGGGAGCCGCAGCCACCAAGTCGGTCATGTTGGGAGCGCTGATTCTGATCACGGCGCGCGTGTTCGTGCCTTATGAGATCGCCCATCCGATCTGGATGGTGTGTTTCCTGCTGCTCACTGCCGTGACCTTCAGCATGTTTGGCTTCATCATTGGGTTGTGGGCGGACGATTTCCAGAAGCTACAGCTGATCCCCCTGATGGTGATCATGCCCCTGACGTTCCTCGGGGGCGCGTTCTACTCGATCAAGATGCTACCGCCGCCGTGGCAGACGGTCACCCTGTTCAATCCGGTCGTGTACCTGATCAGCGGCTTTCGCTGGAGCTTCTACGGCACTGCGGACGTCAACGTCGGGATCAGCGCCGCCGCGATACTGGGCTTTCTGGCCCTGTGCCTGGTCGCGGTTTGGTGGATCTTCCGAACCGGATGGAAACTCAAGGCTTGATCGCGTCGACGTTCCCGAGGTAAGGGCCCGCCGAGGTTCAAGCTCACCGATACGCGCCGGGTTGGTTCACGTCAGGGCCCGAGCCCCACGGTCTCGCGGGGACAGGTTTCGGGGTCGACCTTCCGGGTCGCTGCATTCACCTTCCACAGCCACCACGACGCTCGAGCAATGTCATCGGGCAGGGCCGGCATCGGGGTCGAGCCTGCGGCGAAGTCGCTGCTGACGATCACATCCACGCGGTAGCACTGGCCCCCGAACGACCCGGCGGTTTCCGAGCCCAGCAAGGCATGGCCCACTGCGAGCTCGAAGCTCTGGGGCGCATTGTCCCGCGGCGAGATCCCTCCG is a genomic window of Pseudomonadota bacterium containing:
- a CDS encoding ABC transporter ATP-binding protein is translated as MPPIISVTNLHKTYASGFEALKNINLEIQRGEIFALLGPNGAGKTTLISIVCGIVTPSGGSVTAGGHDVVSDYRAARAKIGLVPQELSTDAFESVWATVRFSRGLFGKPPDPAHLESVLRALSLWDKKDSKIMTLSGGMKRRVLIAKALAHEPQILFLDEPTAGVDVELRHDMWRMVRRLREQGVTIILTTHYIEEAEQMADRIGVILQGRLILVEDKATLMRKLGKKQLSLSLQVPLERIPEELAGLPLELCNQGNTLVYTFDVQSEQTGIATLLRRLAEHGIDFKDLHSRESSLEDIFVHLVRANTAESSQAVQVSE
- a CDS encoding ABC transporter permease, translated to MNIHGIRAIYRFEMARTFRTVTQSIASPVLSTSLYFVVFGAAIGSRMGDVEGISYGAFIVPGLVMLSLLNESISNASFGIYMPKWAGTIYELLSAPVSFVEVVIGYVGAAATKSVMLGALILITARVFVPYEIAHPIWMVCFLLLTAVTFSMFGFIIGLWADDFQKLQLIPLMVIMPLTFLGGAFYSIKMLPPPWQTVTLFNPVVYLISGFRWSFYGTADVNVGISAAAILGFLALCLVAVWWIFRTGWKLKA